From the Bacteroidota bacterium genome, the window TCTTTCTCAAGAATTTTTGACAATTTTTTTAATGCTTCTTTTCCCTCTGAATTAACATTGGTGCTTCCTGTTGCAAAAAGCAATTTTTCATCAAGAGAAACATATACTTTTCCGTTTTTTAGTTCAACTTTCAATCCTTTGTCTTTGTAACCGTAAAATGCTTTGGAAACACGATCGTTAAGTGCTCTTACAGTTGAATCTTGCGTGTTAAGAATATTTTGAAGATTAATAAGTTTCTTTTCTTTTTCATTAAGTAGCACTTGTGATTTTTCAAGTTTAGTTTTTGAATCAATATATTCATCTTTCAATTTATCAAGGTTTTTCTTCTGAATGTCAAGGTCTTTTGCTAAAGCAAGAAGATCTTTTTCACGTTCTTTTACTTTTGCCTTTGATTTTAAAAGATTTGTTTGCAAATCCAAAATCTCTTTTTCTTTACTACTAATTCGTTTATGGGTTTTTTGAGTCATCATTTTATATGATTGTTTCAAAAGTTGATAATCATTATCCTTTTTCCTTATCATTCTTCCAAAACTTGCTGTATCTGATTTTAAATCAGAAATACTTTTCTCTAAATCATTTATACTCATTTCTTTGTTAGAAATATTATCCTCAAGAATTCTGTTTTTATTATTGAGTTGCTCATTCTGAAATTCACACTGGGTTTTTTGAGCGGAAAGCTCAGCAAACTTTTTTTTGGGTACACAAGATGATAAAATAACTGTTACAAGTACAAAAGCTATAAAATATTTTGCTCTGATATTTTTCATAATTAACTATTGTTATATATTTTTTGTGAAAATAAGAAAGTACAAATTTCAGTTAAATTTCAATTGTAGAAAATTAATTTATTAACAAAATTTATGATTTATCAAAATTACTTATAAAGAAAAGCTTTCGCTTGAATTAACCAATTCCTTTCTTTTGCCACTAATGCACGAATATTTTTATTAGTGTATTCGTGGCTATTATTCTTCATAACATTATTCTATCTCCACAATCATCTATTCTTTTTTTTCTTTTGCCACTAATACACGAATATTTTTATTTCTGTTGCCACGAATGCACTAATACCTAATAATTTATTCGTGTATTAGTGGCTTATTTTCTTTATTCGTGCATTAGTGGCTATTATTCTTCATAATACTATTCTTTTTGAGTTCAGTCTTAATTCTCCAAAATTCACAATTAAAGCCAACTTATTATTCGACACCTTAAGGTAATTTAATGCTTGTGCTACAAATTCATCGGCAATACAGGTAACCCCCTTAACTTCCAATATAATCTTATCAAATACCACAAAGTCGGCATAAAATTTATGAGGCAATATAACACCCTTGTAATTTACTTCATATTTTTTCTCTCTCTCGTATGGTATCTCTGCCTTTTTGAACTCCAACTCCAAGGCATCTTTATAAACAATTTCTAAAAATCCTGCACCAAGATTATTATGCACTTCCATACACTTTCCTATTATCTGATAGCTTTCGTTTTTATATAATAATTCTGACATATTTTATTGTTTTTGCCACTAATGCACGAATATTTTTATTAGTGTATTCGTGGCTATTATTCTTCATAACATTATTCTATCTCTACAATCGTCTATTCTTTTTTTTCTTTTGCCACTAATGCACGAATATTTTTATTAGTGTATTCGTGGCTATTATTCTTACATAAATATTTTTTTACCCAATTGTTTTTTCTATCTATTGTCAAAAATAAAATNNNNNNNNNNNNNNNNNNNNNNNNNNNNNNNNNNNNNNNNNNNNNNNNNNNNNNNNNNNNNNNNNNNNNNNNNNNNNNNNNNNNNNNNNNNNNNNNNNNNAAACATAATTACAAAATCAAATATAACAATAAGTTAAACAAAATGGAATTCTATTAATAAAATTGCTTCTATGTTGGATTAAAAAAGATTATTGAGTGTATTTTAAGAA encodes:
- a CDS encoding OmpA family protein; protein product: MKNIRAKYFIAFVLVTVILSSCVPKKKFAELSAQKTQCEFQNEQLNNKNRILEDNISNKEMSINDLEKSISDLKSDTASFGRMIRKKDNDYQLLKQSYKMMTQKTHKRISSKEKEILDLQTNLLKSKAKVKEREKDLLALAKDLDIQKKNLDKLKDEYIDSKTKLEKSQVLLNEKEKKLINLQNILNTQDSTVRALNDRVSKAFYGYKDKGLKVELKNGKVYVSLDEKLLFATGSTNVNSEGKEALKKLSKILEKDTNISVLVEGHTDDIPYTSTQGAIKDNWDLSVLRATTVVRIIIKNGDINPQRIIPAGRGPYVPIEDKMTKEARAKNRRIEIILTPKLNELFKMIEMN
- a CDS encoding GxxExxY protein yields the protein MSELLYKNESYQIIGKCMEVHNNLGAGFLEIVYKDALELEFKKAEIPYEREKKYEVNYKGVILPHKFYADFVVFDKIILEVKGVTCIADEFVAQALNYLKVSNNKLALIVNFGELRLNSKRIVL